In Amphiprion ocellaris isolate individual 3 ecotype Okinawa chromosome 5, ASM2253959v1, whole genome shotgun sequence, the genomic stretch AAAACCCGCATGAAGCCAAATGCTGATGCTTTTTAATTGAGCTCAATCTGTGTAAAAGAGCTGCTCAGTAAAAATAATGATTGCTCTTGAGaaagtcatttaacaaaaaaaacaacacgatGCTTTGTGGCAAAATGTTCGAGTGGAATCTGGAGTGGGCGCTGAGCGCTGCTGTTTTCATGCCATCTGGACAGTGGTTCTGTTGTCCACTGCGATTCCtggttcacacacacatacacatagtTAGATGGCAAGAAAACAATTAGCTGCGAGAGCGTACAGGAGCTGGAAACAGTTTCCAACAACCCCATGACTGCACTCAAATGACCTCTTATCAGGGAAAGGATCAACTCTTAAAACCTGAGCAGCAATACGATACATACTAACAGATTGTATCTTATCTATATAGTGAacctgaaagagaaaaacatgaaaataggGCACCTTAACTAAAGTCAATATTCTACAACCTACACAGTTTTGTCCTCATGGTTAACAGCATTTTTCGGTTTGGCACGGACAGATAATAAACCAGCCACAGTTCCCACAATGGAATCACATATATCTTTAGCTCCTGAACATCAGGTTTTGAACAGTTTGCTTGTTTATAATAGATTTTCTATGTGCATTTGTCctattttgacagtttgacaCTGTCAGCCACAAAGAGGTCATTGTTTCCTGCCAGTCCAAATATCACATCATCCAATTTGCATGAAAGTAAAATAAGGTCCCTGACATGGCGCCAAACgaacaacaaaacagacatgggtgtcaaatatttgttcatttaaattaataatggGATTAAGTACAGAAATACAGAATTGTGCTAATAAACCTTGATCCAACTGGCATCTGAAGTAGCCTATTCAGCCCACTGAGATGGAAAAAAACCAAAGGTAAGTGAAATAGCTGGCAAGTACAAGCAAACCATCTCAAAAGCCGTGGGAAAGATGAAACCGTGCGTGTGACGGTTTCAGGCCAGCTTAAGCTCATTAAACCAGTTACAATAAGAAAACATGAACCTGACTGGTTGAAGTGTTGCTGTGATGTGGTCAGTTGGAGCTGGATGGGATGcagaaacaataaaagacaaaaggtGGATTGTGACGCTCCATTTACCAGTCGAGTATCGCTTGCCAAGTTGCTGCCTGCCCATCTGTATTGTTTAATCCAATAACGGCCACAAGAAACAGACAACCTTGCCTGCAGCCATCACCGCTCCCCTGTCACCAGAATAATCACGTTACGTGTGTTCATCAAACTGCAGagcctctttttttgttgatgtttaatGTGACCTCAAAATGGGATGTAATCCATGTTGCTATACACCAGCCCCCACGTGGGATAAAAGTGGGGCAACTATCAAATAATCCCCTGTGAAGGCCAATAAAGAATCACCTTTAATGAAAGCATGTGATGAATCCATTAAGACAGATATTTAGAAGTTGGGTTAGTTAAGCAGCAGCTCACTTCTCCTGACTCCCATGTTGGAGCATCTCAGCCAGAAGAGCACataaacagtggaaaaaatgattttatacTGTTAGTATTGAGCAAATGAATAGTAATACTCAATAATAAGGCCTATAGTGCATCACTGGAAGCATGTATAACGATAAAATAGcggatgaaacaaaaaatactaGAGCAAAGCAGCTTAGCTAACGTTTCCCAAGTTTCCAGTGCAACTAAATAAATGATGAGCAGCTATAGTAATATAAACCGCAGAGTTCAATTACTCACCATGTTCTCAGGGGAAAAAACACGCAGAAAAGCGGTGCGCTGGGTTGAGACTTGAACTATTTTAAAGGCAGCTGATACCTGAGTCTACATTCACCGCCTCTGTCACGGATGTGGAGCAGAGAAGCCGGGTCTGGTCGCCTTTTGTCTGGAGACTCTGAGCTCCAGGGAGGCGGGGTGGCAGGtctgctgctgccttcaggAACGCCTCGGAAAATGTAGCGCTACAGTTTACATTATAGCAAGTGTGATTTTGGTAAACATCAAGCTGCTTTTTACAGATAATATGAACAACAAGGCTGTTGTAGcagagtttatttttgacatataGCTCTACTAGTGTTGTAAAAAACACTGTGTGCTCCACTACATACAAGTTGTGACCGTTGTTACTCATTTGCACTGTGTTGAATATTCTGCACTATATCTGACATGCCACTTTATAtcatggtcatgtttacatttcactcagttctgcttgTCTTACTTCTTAGCTGTACCTTAGTCATAGTTATGCTTCCTTTGTTTGTAGTTTACCCGATTTTTACTTTCTAGTTCTTAATTCTTTGTCATGTACATATTATATCATATTCTTGCATTATTGTAActataattagatttttgtaagaacaacaacatttttggcacatttaatatattttgtgcTATTATTGAAGTATAATTTTAAAGGCAGGGTAGAGTACTTCTGAGCACTTCTTCCATCAATGGTCAGCACTGATACACAACTTGAAAAACACTGGATTATCTCATATATTTAAGGTACTATAACGTGCaagtaaaaacatcaaaatgatcATAGAGATAAAATCTTATGGAGATTTTTGTAATGGTGGgataacatttattttctccCACCATGTGCTAACAGCTTGTCTACACTTTCTCTACAAACCAGCTATTACCAGTTGTCAAAATGTcaattgaatttatttaatgtcatttatgtcattatttGATGGGTGCAGTGCTCATTAATtatcaataaaaatactgtaattgaGCAAGGGTTCTTAAAATTTTTATCTGTTGGCCAGCAAccttaaaaaatagaataataatGACTTATCACAATCAACACATCCAGATGATACACACAGACTAATACCCAAACACACCGCACATTGTACACCTCACGATGGTGCAATACAACGAGTTCAGGTAATTTAAGTGACTGTAGTATATAGGTAGAAATTTCCGACAATCCTGAAGGCAACATTTGCTGAGCGGTCTATTTTAAAGACTCTGGTGAAGCGCGCCACCATGTGGATGACCAGAGGTATTCACAACTGAAACACGCACATGACTACATGCTCTAATTCTGAACACAAGAACAgtcaaatgtcaacaaaaagcacaaaacttcTTTACCTGTTTTCACACATATTCACAGTTCCTCTGCTACTGAAAATTCAAGACAGTTTCAAAACAGCAAACAACTGCACTGCTGTGACCTGTGATTATGTCCTGCAATAATCTCGATGACAACCAAAGTTACACAGTAATGTCTACTTAGATTATCATCATGATCCGGTGTCTGTCACACAACAAAACGTCCGCCAGCAGTGACTGCAGACGTGTGTGCATTTCGGGCCAACAGACTTATTTTGCTTTGTCAttatagtcattttttaaaatcatttattgatttatttattttttactatcatttcttttgtcttttgtttgtttaatccacAAAGTGGTAAACTCATAGAATCTAGGGGGAAAAGAACTGATTTCAAACTGTTACCTGTGCGTGTGGGTAGGATGCGTGGTCTGTCTGTCCCGAAACGCTGAAGAAAAATTGCAAGTTGTTTCTCCTTTGGGGCTTTGTCCAAGCCTGAGGCTATCAGGTAAGAGCCAAACTGTTCTTTCCATGTCTTCCATTGTGCAGACAGGTCGTCTAGCATGGGCACAAGAGGCTGCATTTGAGCTAAATTTGCTACTGTGTGCACGCTGGGAGGACCAGTGCACCACAAGGAACAAGGCTATGAAAAGCATTCAAAGCAATTTTATGGAATATACAGAGCAAAGCAAGAATTTGACCCATTTGACTGCATCACTCTGGAAAAAGAGTTAcaaatttgaaagaaatatcAAGATTTAGTGTCCAAAAAATAGATAtctaaaatcaccaaaacagaTGTGTAGTATATGCATGTGTATGCTATTAAAAAAGTACTGAGATCAGTTTGGCAATAAACAACAGTACCTCATGGCGGTTAGAACTCTTCCATCTTCACATATTATATGATTTATGCAGTAAAATACAGCCATTTCCAGCAAATGCatcatttgttttcagctgGTGACTCACCAGTGCTGGTGCTGTAGGTGCGAACAGTGGTGTCAGTCGGAGGTGGAGAGCAGCCTGAGTCTATGGACGCTGTGTCGTCGTCTTGGGAACAGCCAGCCTGGATGGCTCTCAGGTAGCTGTGGCTGCGGGATCGGAAGCATGTTGGCATGGGCAGATCTGGCAGCTCTGGGGTGTCCTGAGAATGGGAGCGGGAATCTCTGAACGTAGACTCTGAGCTGCGGTCTTCGTAATGATGACTCCTTTCCAGGTCTCGTAGCTGCAGGGAGGAGAGGATAAGATTGGTACTGATGTAAAGTAGTGTAGTGAAGGAGAACAGTCCTGCCTCTGTAGGGTGATTTTACACACTGTGGCTGCTCCTGgctctggaggtgacagctaaGTGCCCAGCAGAGTCTGTCTCCAAAGGGCAGTCTCCTCCTGAGATACGCAGTTGATGGGATGTAATAAAATGGCACCAAAAGGTTGCAAAGTGAGACAATGTGAGAAGGTACAATTAAGGCTAAGTAGTTCAGAGCACAGAGCTGTGTAACCCAGGAAGCCTGTGCTGctcctcctgcttcctctgTGGATGAGCTCTCATTTAAATGTGAAGtacatattcatttttgacagttctCACATGGCCAATTGTAGAAAACCTGTCAACtttcagaaaatgaaagaaatgccaAGGCAAGAGATATCACTTCGTTAtgttttagaatgttttttaGAGCAACTAGATGCTCATATAAAGCCAGTTTTTTCTGAGACTGCTTTTGGAAAGTAAGAGACAACACTGCATATGTCTGTTGGCTGACAGAAATTACTAAGAGTCAAAAATGTGGTTTCAACAAAGGAATTATAATGCTTTACTGACaatgcaaaagtttgggatatggacaatttttaattttctcttttgAACTCGATTCTGTTTTGGAAGGAACAGCTTGAGCTCAACAAATCTGAAGTACAATACATTTGTGTGTCCGCTGTGCAAATTTTACCCCAATTTTTTTATAATGCAGTGACCTGTTAGAGATTGGGTGCAAATCCCCTACTAATAGCCTGCACCGCCTCATTTCATTGAGGAAGATCAGAGCCACTTGGCATGTTGTTCATCATCTCAGTGACCTTGTCAGTGGGAGGCTAATAGCTCTTATGTAAGTAGATGAATTAAGCTTTGAACTatcagtgtcattcatttgGTTTTTAGGTTCACAATGTTGGTACAAAAGTACAGTTGGAAAATAAGGATTTTGTGTTGACAGGAAGCTCGTTTTATAGCAATCATTTGAGCTGTACCTGTGAAAATGCAAATTGTATTATGAAAATGAGCATAGCTCAAGGCAGACAAAGAGGTGTTTGAAATGACCGGTGATTTAGAAGTGGAGTGTTTGCTAGGAGCTATGTGATGTAAAATATGAGTAAGTGCAAATGTAGTCATAACTCATTAGAAAATTGTCTGCTTAGctaatgagagagaaagagatacagacagaaatagaaaatctgttttttggcCACATCGCATGCCTTCGCTGTCCATCCTCGAGGCAAACACTGACCTGTCCCATGACATTACGCCTGCCCAAAGTGCTGCAGACCTGGCTGAAGTCATCATCATCCCATGGTGGTAAAGATGAACCTGTACCCCCAATACAGTCCAGGTTGTCCAGGCTGCGATTGTTGGAGAGCTCTCTGAGAGATGGAAGACAGCTGGAAAGGAAAGCAAGACAAATGTAAAGTTAGATAAATGCGAAATGTTAAGGATATGAAATCTaaagaggaaaactgatgaATAGTGATGAAAAAAGTTGATACTAATACAACATGATGGAGAGGAAGTAGTGAAACATGTATTGAGAGAGAatatgagttatcagcaaaaccAGGGATTGAAAGAGAGATAAAAGGAGGACAAGTTTGTTATTCAAGTCATCCTTTTCATTTCCACTTTCATTTATGAGCCATCATGAGTCCAAATCTCATCTCTATTCCAATTTCATCTAATTTTAGCATCAGTCATTACAGCATCTGAGCATGCAAAGCCAGTGATGTCAGGCGAGGCATGTATACAGCTTTCTGCGCCATCATGGTGCCACAACCAAAGAACAGGTTTAGATCTAATCAGTCTACATGTGTTTTACACATTCTTTGCTGGCACACAGTGATAGTAACATGACATTAGTGTCATGCCATGCTCTATGGACACACATGTGCCCTCATTCCTTCATTTGAATAGTGCCACACTCAGCTACTTCTCACCTAAAAGCACTGGGCAGATGGTATTTACAAGCTTAAGGGGGGTGAGCAGTTGTTGTCGGCAGCAGGACATGAATTTAGCATTTGTAGTTTCCACTTTTCAGGCATCTGAGGGGGGCAGTGCAAAGCCATTGATGACAGATCATCCAATCAGAAGTGTTTTGCACCACACCCCTGAGAAGTGGCTTACAGACCTATCACTAACCTGCTCATTGACCTGCCCAGCTGGTGCAGAGAGGACACACTGTGGAGTGGAGACCACAGGGCATCCAGCTCCCCCTGCAACAAGGTGAAATCCAGGGTTCTGCTGCTCACGCCAATCAGGTAGGCGCAGACCGGAAGAGAGTAGGGTTGGATGATCAGGGGTTGGCAGGTGTATTAGCACTAGTCATTCAAGCACGCTTTAGGGAGGAATAAATCCTACATTTCATAAGATAGGATTTCAAAACTGGTGTAAATTGTGGGGTTGTGTGTAGCAGGTAGGCCAGTGTCCATGTTTCTCCAGATGATGCaatgtttttgccttttctcATGTGTCTTTGATCCAACCAGAGacacaccgatcagccacaacatcaaAATAAATAGGTGAATAAccttgatcatcttgttacagtGCAATATTCTGCTGCGAAACCTTTGGTCCTGACATTTCTGTGGATGTTACTTGGACAAGTACCACCAACCTAAACATTGTTTCAGACCGAACAGACTCCCACATGGCACCAGCACTTCCTGATAACAGCAACTGTCCCTAGCAGAACAATACAAAAATCGCTCAGTAACTGTATGAGGAAAACAACCACGAGTTCAAAGAGTCCAGATCCTAATCTGATTGAGCATTAGTGGGATGCAGCTGAaaaagtctgatccatggaggccccatcCCAGAACCAACAGGACCAAAAGGATCCACTGTCAGCGCCCAGACACCCCCtgaggtcctgtgttcatgctCCAATGGATCAGAGCAGGTTTGGTGGCACAAGGGGAACCTaaacaatattaggcaggtggtatTAATGCTGTAGCTGTGTCTGTTATACTCTTTGTAAATGCATATTTATTGCACTGGCACTTCAAAACCTGAGGATAATTTTAATACAAAAGCAAAGGTGCCCTTAACGTCCATCATTATGTGCTACAAGTGACTGCTTCACCCTTTTTCTCTCAGACTGTGGTTTGTAAATGCAACCATCACTCACATGTATAAATGACAGTTAGTGTAGTCTAATTTACGCATGATGACTGTACTACATTCATATATCTGATTGCAATGACCGCTgtcaaacatacaaaaacatataaataaatgcaatagaGAATGCCAAAGCATGGCAGTAGACAATAATTTgaataattacaaaattatGCAGTCATTTCAAATAGAAACTTCTCTTAGACAGCAGATGTAACTGCTGTTGCCACTTCAAAGCTTTGAGCATATCCTTCTGCAAAGTTCTGAAATCTGAATAGACATTAAAATATGACAGTTCTAGCTTAAATTTGATTAACTTTGCCTTGGATACAAATGAAAGAAGGCAAATGTATTTCCTGCCATTTTATGAATAGGCACAGTCCACCAGCAATGCCCTGCTGCGCCCACATTACATATTGTGCAATAACTCTGCTTCAGAAAGCATGTAATTTCAAGATAACTGAGGCGCAATtccagtcagtcagtctgatGTGGCTGATTTGTGGCAATATACTGGTTGAGCGCGAACAGAATTCTGTGTCATATTGTGTAAACTACCCTAATGTTGTGTGCATTATCTGAGCTCGACTGATGCTTTGTTGGCAGAGTCAGTAGGTAAATCACAGCTGAGGTACAGTAGTATGGCTGGCATGTGGACGACAACAGGGAGTCTGACACCACTTCTATGCGTGAGTAAGCGCAGcgtggactgtgtgtgtgcttgtgtgtgtcttcACTTTCCTACACACTGACATGGTGAGGCTGGGCACGACGATTTCCTTCCTTGTATGCACAGAAATGGGCGGcttattttgctttcttttgatTGTTGAGAGGTTTTGCCAATCAGTATTTATAACTGCATGCTTATGTGAGTCTCTGGGTGTTCTCCCAAAATCAGCATGTTTATTTAGTCACACATTTTAAAGGACTAATCAGTAATTTTTGATCTATGTATGTACACATAAAAGCTACAACCAAGGCTTCTGTagataaatattttagataattccCAAGATGATTAGAAATAAAGGCCCATTCTATAGTTGTTCTTATGGACAATGCTGATATAATACAATTGGCTGAACTGACAGCCTGATGTTATACATTTGACTAAAGACCTGCCAATCATTTTACGATTTACAGGAGCATTTTAATCTTTGGACTGTAGGGTTTCTTTGTGTCCCTTACTGTTGAGTTCTAATGTGTAGTGCGTGATAAAAGGCCACTCTTGCTTCTTGCCCTTACTTGCGTGGGGGTAGCTGGTCGCTCAGAGACTGCTGGGTAGCCCTGAGGTAGCTCTGGCGGCGAGCAGCAGTTTTTGGTGAGGGTTTGGGGCTTCCCTCAGAGTCGTCACTGTCTTCCATGTCTCCCATGGCCTTCACATAGCTACCACTCCTCATCCGCCGGCATGGGATTTCATTGGCACCCCCGCTGCGGCCTAATGTGCTGCTCCAATCACCCTACAGGCGCCATTAAGTGGATATAATTAGTCTTTAGTTAGTCTGTTAACAAACCTCTAATGCTATTTTAGTTCCTTGATTGCTAAAGCTATACTTGCATTGATACACAGTAAACACGTGTGAATGTATATAATAATATTGCAGTCGAGTCTACTCACCCTTCTACCAACCTGCAGGTAGTTGCAGGTTAGCTCCTGTTGGCAAGACTTGGACTTGAGCATGGACCTGTCCAGAGTAGCTGAGCCCTTCTGGATCACCTGTCTTGGTTGGCCCATGGTCAATGTAGACCAAGACCCTCCTTTCATATACTCATTATCATTCATCAGCAAACCTCCAGTTCCACCTagtccaccaccacctccaccgcCAGGCCCAGTAAATGCCTGATATTTCATGTCATTGCTGCTTTTAGAGGAACTGATGGTGTTGTAGCCACTGTGGATGTATCTGTTCGGCGCCCCCTGACTGTCGTGGCCAGTTGGACGTCCCAGAGTCATCATGGCCATGGTGTTATGGTAGCTGCTCAAATCACTGCTGTCCAAATCATCTGAGCTCCAGTATCCTGACATGTTGGAGCGTGGCCGTCGCTTGGCAGTTGCCTCTGATTTTGTACCCCGATCCTTACTTTTGGATCTGCGATTCTGCTTTCCTCCATCCTCAGTGCTAGATGAGCCTCCACCGCTGCCAGTAGAACGTCCATTAACATTTCCTTTCATGTTGTGGCTCTCCAGTGATTGGGACTTTGCAAAGAGCTTCTGCACTGAGTGCAGCATGTAACGAATACGACCAGGACTGTCTGTACGCTGCTTGGCAGCTGCAACAGCAGAGCTTCTGTGAAACTGCAATGTGCTGAAACCGTCACGGCCTCCAGGGAGCTGTTTATCAAACTCCAGCAGACTGGGTGGGGCCTGGTTCTTGGTCATATGATGTGAAATAGTTGCTGAGCCGCTTGTAATCATAGGTGTTCGTGCGCTTAGCCCTGCCATGCCCATACCTGTTCCCATGCCCATGGACATGGAAGTCCCCAAGGTCCCTGTACTTATTCCACCAATGCTGTCCCCAGGAGGAGAGAAGTCAGACTGGTCATAGGAGTTGTAGTGAATCCGGGGAAAGGTGCTGCTGTTGGACAGTTGGTTGTTGAGGGGCAGCATGCAGTCTGGTGGAAGGGAACCTGGAACGGCTGAGGGGTAAAGATGAGGGTCCATGGTGCCATAGTGGTCCATTGTTGGGCTCAGCAGGTAAGGGCTGCGTGGCAGCGTGCTGGTCTTCTGAGGGTAGAGGGCCTCTGAATGGCCTGTGGAAGGGTCACAGGAATCAGACAGATGTCTGTTACGGTTCGTCCCCAAGCCTTTCATGGTGGCGAGGAGGTCCAACCCTCTAGAAGACCTCCAGGCCAAGTAGAGATGACAGATGACCCTGAAGATGATTCCTagaaaagagagacaaacaaagcaggaagacacaacacaacagagaGGGAAGGAAGAGGTTTAGAACTGGGTAATATAGTACtgtacaaaacacacaaacaaaaacattcaaaccaTGCCTATTAGCTtagccacacaaacacagccagACTACAAACGGAGTAGCTGTAGGGCAGTCAGGAAAATACTGCGTGGTGAATGAGCCAGCTTTCCACTGCCTCCCACAGTGAACATCTGCgttaaaatgttggaaatggaTGGAAAACAATGTGTGAAACAAAGGCGTGCTGTAGCTAGTGGGTCGGGGCATATATTATGGGTAAGAGAACAATTGCTGACAGTCATTGGTAATTCGAAACACCTACGTATTTATGTGGGGCTTTGCAGCAGTCGGTAAACaaatatctcttttttttctgtctaatcACATTCAAACAAGGTCAGAGAATATTAATCACTGCACAAACATTTCCATTGATTTGCACCAACGACCATATTAGACTTCAGGAGACTTAACAATCTGGCATTTcctataaaacaaacaaactaaagaTTACAGCTTTAAGAAAGCTTTAAAATGAGGGCTGAGGGCTCTACTTGTGGCCTCTGGCTGCATATCCTACAGGTAAGTTGTCATACACAACAGCCAAATCTCTGGGAGAGCCCCTTCTTTCAGCCTGAAGCATTCTCTCTTATTCCATCTGCCTCAATTTCTCTCTTCCTGCTCTGTTGcttctctcttctcttcccACCTCCAGTGGGTATCCCTGGCACTAGTGACCAAGCTCCTGTTCTATCTTTGCATGGAGAGCCAAGGATGGCAGGCAGACTGTCATAGTGAAACCAGTAAAGAGGATTTGACCAGTGGGTGGTGGGTGGCAGGAGCTGGCAGCTACACCTCCTTGTCTTCCTAGTCAAGCTGTGCCAATGCTCTGCTTGGCAAGGCAGCAAGGACGGTGCTTCTTGTCATGGAACATGAGAGATGATAATAGGGGATATCATGTAAAGGTAAAACAAAGGTGAAAGCATCTTCCTGTGTTTATGAATCGACAGGTATACTCACATGAGGCTCCTTATCGTGTGTGGATatgtaataaatacagaaaaatctaatttcttttCAGAAAATGTGGAAGTAGCCATTCAAACAGCATAAGttggtttgcttttttttaaccagaaaaGGAAAACACTTATCTTTCAAgcaaaaagaattttttttcctcaaatgcTGCGGTTTGTGAAGAGTATATGAATAAATTAAGCATAGCGAGTATCTACaatttttgtgatttcattTACCATTCCTGCTGAACTAAAAAAACTCTGCTCTTTAGGGCAGATACTATTATCGACAGTCTATTCAAAACTACAGAATGCCAGCCGCTTCCTTATCTCTGTTGGCGTAGTTAAGTGAATTCAGTTGTATGAACAACTGTCCTACTTTGGAATTACAGGTTATCTGAAATCCTACAAATGAATGTTTTCTTTACTGCAGCACTTGGATGTAACCATGaagattattttctttattacttGTCTCAGCTATCACAAACTTTTCTTGAACAGACTATTCCTTGAATATTTTGGTAGATCCTTAATATACTTATATTTCTATGAAATTCATGCAGCATATGGGGGTTAGAGTGGAAAAAAGATCTTATTATTAATGCCCCTGCAGAGTTTCAGCTGACATGAAGAAAACTACTCAAGTTGTTAAAAACTCATTCTCCTCTTCCACGCAGTGTTTGTCCAGGGAGAGTCAGCTGGACACGCCAAAAGCAATTTACTGAAAGTTCATGCAGTTGCTTTGCCAGACTGCAGACTGCAGTGTGCTACGGGGTATCTTGGGGTTACGAGGTGGGCTCGATAATAACCACCGCTACCCCACTCTAACTGCAAAATCCCTGAAAAATAAgctacaaaacaacagaaactgctCCTACTTTACATGTAATGAGTGGATCGGACATCATTCATTTTCCTCACTCATATTTTCCCTGCTGAGGGAGTTTATTTGAACTGTCATCCAGGTAGTCAAAAGCTTTTTAGACTCTTTCAGACCACTATGCCTTGGTTAAAGAAAGGGACCTTTGCCAGAAATCTCTACACTCATTTTTCGAGCGTAACAAACCTGAGGAAAATTAGATGATTGCACATTTCAGTGGACTGCCAGATGGACCATAAGTGATGATACAGCggctaatttaaaaattacacttCATTCGCAGGCCAATTTGAACTGATTGTAATTCACTGTTTGAAGCAAAGCACTAGAACATTTTATGTTACCTTACCTTTACATAAAGTAtagacacagacacatgcattaCTTTTGTACACTTCTCGCAATTAGCACCTTGCAAAAAATCTCCATATAAATTGCAAACTTGCTTTCATTCCTCCATTATTAGCATGCTGCAGACACAGACTCATTT encodes the following:
- the dlgap4b gene encoding LOW QUALITY PROTEIN: disks large-associated protein 4 (The sequence of the model RefSeq protein was modified relative to this genomic sequence to represent the inferred CDS: deleted 1 base in 1 codon); the encoded protein is MKGLGTNRNRHLSDSCDPSTGHSEALYPQKTSTLPRSPYLLSPTMDHYGTMDPHLYPSAVPGSLPPDCMLPLNNQLSNSSTFPRIHYNSYDQSDFSPPGDSIGGISTGTLGTSMSMGMGTGMGMAGLSARTPMITSGSATISHHMTKNQAPPSLLEFDKQLPGGRDGFSTLQFHRSSAVAAAKQRTDSPGRIRYMLHSVQKLFAKSQSLESHNMKGNVNGRSTGSGGGSSSTEDGGKQNRRSKSKDRGTKSEATAKRRPRSNMSGYWSSDDLDSSDLSSYHNTMAMMTLGRPTGHDSQGAPNRYIHSGYNTISSSKSSNDMKYQAFTGPGGGGGGGLGGTGGLLMNDNEYMKGGSWSTLTMGQPRQVIQKGSATLDRSMLKSKSCQQELTCNYLQVGRRGDWSSTLGRSGGANEIPCRRMRSGSYVKAMGDMEDSDDSEGSPKPSPKTAARRQSYLRATQQSLSDQLPPRNRTLDFTLLQGELDALWSPLHSVSSLHQLGRSMSSCLPSLRELSNNRSLDNLDCIGGTGSSLPPWDDDDFSQVCSTLGRRNVMGQLRDLERSHHYEDRSSESTFRDSRSHSQDTPELPDLPMPTCFRSRSHSYLRAIQAGCSQDDDTASIDSGCSPPPTDTTVRTYSTSTDDLSAQWKTWKEQFGSYLIASGLDKAPKEKQLAIFLQRFGTDRPRILPTRTVSTCITTCKKTAPPPVPPRTTSKPYISVTVQSSTESAQDNYLDQQDRRSEVNSQSSHAHSNSSDSLDSTRANSLARGISRPPHIIPTPIATPREPIAPATANASTETSDSVAQHESVKSGLNKLNLVAEEPLVAPVPRRKLSSIGIQVDCIQEVPREETPPLTKFQSIGVQVEDGWQLSRSSSMASKQETDSDTQDIPVISYVNNAKPFEKKVMVNSASQSMSSPPGQDSLDNGDPTGDTSSPPPPRQILNRSTTRSSSSSFSESLDPALDPSSLPPPDPWLDSGNGSNSSVPHSGGGGTLCRRDGHWFLKLLQAETGRMEGWCQQMEQETKDNQLSEEVLGKVRSAVGSAQLLMSQKFQQFRGLCEQNLNVNANPRPTAQDLAGFWDLLQLSIEDISLKFDELYHLKSNDWQPVPSAAAQSPPERKQEEEKAAPPASKKPGKGRPLLGREKSADSSSTSSSASAEKQRQEARKRLLAAKKAASFRQNSATESADSIEIYVPEAQTRL